A genomic stretch from uncultured Pseudodesulfovibrio sp. includes:
- the serB gene encoding phosphoserine phosphatase SerB — protein MEKIILIHVTGGDRPGLTSELSGVLAGYDVDVLDIGQVVIHNFLTLGILIRLPANSQPVLKDLLFKAHELGVTMKLHPQSEDDYSGWVGEADKPRHIITLLSRSVSAEQIVAITRIVHESGLNIDTIHRLSGRVPLDCNDYECSRGCVEFTVRGTPHDIGAIRSRFLEISSELMVDIAFQEDNIFRRNRRLVCFDMDSTLIQAEVIDELAKEAGVGEEVAAITESAMRGELDFKQSLRKRLMLLEGLDESVLQKVAARLPMTEGAEKLISNLKNVGYKIAILSGGFTYFGDILQKRFGIDYVYANELEIKDGKLTGKAVGDIVDAEKKAELLQAIADLEGISLQQVIAVGDGANDLPMLNLAGLGIAFHAKPKVKKGARQSISTLGLDAILYLIGVRDREVLKG, from the coding sequence ATGGAAAAAATCATTTTGATTCATGTGACTGGTGGGGATCGTCCGGGGTTGACTTCGGAGCTTTCTGGAGTGTTGGCTGGCTATGACGTGGATGTTCTTGATATCGGACAGGTCGTCATCCACAACTTTCTGACGCTTGGTATCCTGATCCGGCTTCCGGCCAATTCGCAACCTGTGCTCAAGGATCTGCTGTTTAAAGCGCATGAACTGGGCGTCACCATGAAGCTGCACCCACAGTCAGAAGACGACTATTCCGGCTGGGTTGGTGAAGCTGACAAACCTCGGCATATCATCACATTGCTGTCCCGGTCGGTTTCTGCTGAACAGATCGTGGCTATTACCCGGATCGTTCACGAGTCCGGGCTGAATATCGACACAATCCATCGACTCTCCGGGCGGGTGCCGCTCGACTGCAACGATTATGAGTGCTCGCGTGGTTGCGTGGAATTTACTGTGCGTGGAACGCCGCATGATATCGGAGCCATTCGCTCCCGTTTCCTTGAAATCTCTTCCGAACTCATGGTGGACATCGCCTTTCAGGAAGACAATATTTTCCGGCGCAATCGCCGACTGGTCTGTTTCGACATGGACTCCACGCTGATTCAGGCCGAAGTCATTGATGAGTTGGCCAAAGAGGCCGGTGTGGGGGAAGAAGTCGCGGCCATCACGGAATCTGCCATGCGCGGCGAGCTAGACTTCAAGCAGAGCCTCAGGAAGCGGTTGATGCTCCTTGAAGGTCTTGATGAGTCTGTGCTCCAGAAAGTGGCGGCTCGGCTGCCCATGACCGAGGGCGCGGAAAAGCTTATTTCCAATCTGAAGAACGTGGGGTACAAGATTGCCATTCTGTCCGGTGGATTTACCTATTTCGGTGATATCCTACAGAAAAGATTCGGTATTGATTACGTGTACGCCAATGAACTTGAAATCAAGGACGGCAAGCTGACCGGCAAGGCTGTTGGCGATATTGTGGACGCAGAAAAGAAAGCAGAGTTGCTGCAGGCTATCGCTGACCTTGAGGGCATCTCTCTGCAACAGGTCATTGCCGTGGGCGATGGAGCCAATGATTTGCCCATGCTCAATCTGGCGGGGCTGGGGATCGCTTTCCATGCCAAGCCAAAGGTCAAGAAAGGGGCGCGCCAATCCATCTCGACCCTTGGACTTGACGCCATCCTGTATCTTATCGGTGTACGGGATCGTGAAGTGCTCAAGGGATAA